In Nocardia yunnanensis, one DNA window encodes the following:
- a CDS encoding cytochrome P450 — translation MSAANTAAPSIPAGFDFTDPDLLAQRLPVEEFAALRTQAKPFWVPQADGLTGFDDGGYWAISKMDDIKEISKSPETFSNEENTAVIRFYGDIAREEIEVQRYLLLNMDPPRHTKLRRIISKGFTPRAVESLRNALRERAERIVHEAKKNGSGNFVEQVACELPLQAIAELIGIPQEDRGKIFDWSNQMIGYDDPEFNGDHKVATAEVMGYSWNLAEQRRACPMDDIASTLLHADIDGESLASDEFAWFVILLSVAGNETTRNATTHGMKAFVDNPDQWELYKEQRPRTAPDEIVRWATPVIAFQRTAIEDVELSGQLIQKGQRVGMFYSAANFDENYFEDPYQFNVLRNPNPHVGFGGTGTHYCVGANLARLQLDLIFNAIADVMPNLRQVSEPVRLRSSWLNGIKSWQVAYE, via the coding sequence GTGTCCGCAGCAAACACCGCCGCGCCGTCCATTCCCGCCGGTTTCGACTTCACCGACCCCGACCTGCTGGCCCAGCGTCTGCCCGTCGAGGAATTCGCCGCACTTCGCACACAGGCCAAGCCCTTCTGGGTGCCGCAGGCCGACGGCCTCACCGGCTTCGACGACGGCGGCTACTGGGCCATCTCCAAGATGGACGACATCAAGGAGATCTCCAAGAGCCCGGAGACCTTCTCCAACGAGGAGAACACCGCGGTCATCCGCTTCTACGGCGACATCGCCCGCGAAGAGATCGAGGTGCAGCGCTACCTGCTGCTGAACATGGACCCGCCGCGGCACACCAAGCTGCGCCGGATCATCTCCAAGGGCTTCACCCCGCGCGCCGTCGAATCGCTGCGCAACGCCCTGCGTGAGCGCGCCGAGCGAATCGTGCACGAGGCCAAGAAGAACGGCTCCGGCAACTTCGTCGAGCAGGTCGCCTGCGAGCTGCCGCTGCAGGCCATCGCCGAACTCATCGGCATCCCGCAGGAGGATCGCGGCAAGATCTTCGACTGGTCGAATCAGATGATCGGCTACGACGATCCGGAGTTCAACGGTGACCACAAGGTCGCCACCGCCGAGGTCATGGGCTACTCCTGGAATCTGGCCGAGCAGCGGCGCGCCTGCCCGATGGACGATATCGCCTCCACGCTGCTGCACGCCGACATCGACGGCGAGTCGCTGGCGTCCGACGAGTTCGCCTGGTTCGTGATCCTGCTGTCGGTCGCCGGCAACGAGACCACCCGAAACGCCACCACGCATGGTATGAAAGCGTTCGTGGACAATCCGGACCAGTGGGAGCTCTACAAGGAACAGCGTCCGCGCACCGCTCCCGACGAGATCGTGCGCTGGGCCACCCCGGTGATCGCGTTCCAGCGCACCGCGATCGAGGATGTCGAGCTGTCCGGTCAGCTGATCCAGAAGGGGCAGCGCGTCGGAATGTTCTACAGCGCCGCCAACTTCGACGAGAACTACTTCGAAGACCCGTACCAGTTCAACGTGCTGCGCAACCCCAACCCGCACGTCGGCTTCGGCGGCACCGGCACCCACTACTGCGTGGGCGCGAATCTGGCTCGCCTGCAGCTGGATCTGATCTTCAACGCCATCGCCGACGTCATGCCCAACCTTCGCCAGGTCTCCGAGCCGGTGCGGCTGCGGTCGAGCTGGCTCAACGGCATCAAGAGCTGGCAGGTCGCGTACGAATGA
- a CDS encoding TetR/AcrR family transcriptional regulator: MPAVNDADIRRVARSLLVEQGPDAMTLRAIARELGITAPALYRYYESRDDLVAAVRTDVCTDLAKDLEAAITDLPDDAGLRFFAICRGFRTWALTHSREFTLVFASPVTAGITSAMQQFGEPVGRIFLGAAGRLLTEYQVLTPPLDLIPPEIRDDLLKFQTELLAVLADSGQNFPAEKLDLGVSYVMIQFWARLYGHVTLEVFNNYPIQITHPDALFDTTLADIGRTIGLIAN; this comes from the coding sequence ATGCCGGCGGTCAATGACGCCGATATCCGGCGCGTCGCGCGGTCACTGCTGGTCGAACAGGGCCCGGACGCCATGACGTTGCGGGCCATCGCGCGGGAGCTGGGCATCACCGCTCCCGCGCTCTACCGCTACTACGAATCCCGCGACGACCTGGTCGCCGCCGTCCGCACCGACGTCTGCACCGACCTCGCCAAGGACCTCGAAGCCGCGATCACCGACCTCCCCGACGATGCCGGCCTGCGCTTCTTCGCCATCTGCCGCGGCTTCCGCACCTGGGCCCTGACCCACTCCCGCGAATTCACCCTCGTCTTCGCCTCCCCGGTGACCGCCGGAATCACCAGCGCCATGCAGCAATTCGGCGAACCGGTCGGCCGCATCTTCCTCGGCGCCGCCGGCCGCCTCCTCACCGAATACCAAGTCCTCACCCCACCCCTGGACCTGATCCCCCCGGAAATCCGCGACGATCTCCTCAAATTCCAAACCGAACTCCTGGCCGTCCTAGCCGACTCCGGCCAAAACTTCCCCGCCGAAAAACTGGACCTGGGCGTCAGCTACGTCATGATCCAATTCTGGGCGCGCCTCTACGGCCACGTAACCCTCGAAGTCTTCAACAACTACCCCATCCAAATAACCCACCCCGACGCCCTCTTCGACACCACCCTCGCCGACATAGGCCGCACCATCGGCCTGATCGCGAACTGA
- a CDS encoding PIG-L deacetylase family protein, which translates to MATVVAFHAHPDDEIILTGGTLAKLAADGHRTVIAVASDGHRELPDGAAAPRLRELRASAEVLGVTRVEHLGYADSGHGPILYPNPPGRTLFVRADIDEAAQRLAALLADEQPAVLLSYDRHGGYGHRDHVRVHEVGALPDILATAPTGPQPG; encoded by the coding sequence GTGGCGACAGTCGTGGCTTTCCATGCCCATCCCGACGACGAGATCATTCTGACCGGCGGCACCCTGGCGAAACTCGCGGCCGACGGACATCGGACGGTCATCGCGGTCGCCTCCGACGGCCATAGGGAACTGCCTGACGGTGCCGCCGCGCCCCGACTGCGGGAATTGCGAGCCAGCGCCGAAGTACTCGGGGTGACCAGGGTCGAGCATCTCGGCTACGCGGACAGCGGGCACGGGCCGATCCTGTACCCGAACCCGCCGGGGCGAACCCTGTTCGTACGAGCCGACATCGACGAGGCAGCACAACGTTTGGCCGCCCTCCTCGCCGACGAGCAGCCTGCTGTCCTGCTCAGCTACGACCGCCACGGCGGCTACGGCCACCGCGACCACGTTCGAGTCCACGAAGTCGGCGCCCTCCCCGACATCCTCGCCACCGCACCAACCGGTCCTCAGCCGGGATAA
- a CDS encoding serine/threonine-protein kinase: protein MTAARIDRYRHLSTRLSSLDNPRLRSLWNSGRHNPAGVGGDSAILDVDGTPVFAKRIPLTDKELTSPGNTANLFDLPMFHQYGTGGPSFNAWRELAANITVTQGILSGETAAFPMLFHWRVLPGRPAVAPEHADIEAVFANSNGSPAVRSRLKALAAATSSLTLFSEYIPHPMSKWLHDNPIAKAATTERHLAEIVTFLNTRALLHMDAHFDNLRTDGNRLYLTDFGLATSPTFDLSPTERAFTIYHATYDADYLAMRLVNWLVTALCGIPIPPTGTPTARNDYVLRCATGDIPTAAPPDIVPILLRHAPTAAKMNPFWESAFLGDTRAVYPG from the coding sequence ATGACGGCTGCCCGCATAGACCGCTACCGCCATCTCTCTACCCGCCTGTCCTCACTCGACAACCCCCGCCTGCGCTCACTCTGGAACTCGGGCCGCCACAACCCCGCAGGCGTAGGTGGCGATTCGGCAATCCTCGACGTCGACGGCACACCGGTATTCGCCAAACGAATCCCGTTGACCGACAAGGAGTTAACGTCGCCGGGAAATACCGCCAACCTCTTCGACCTCCCGATGTTCCACCAATACGGCACCGGCGGCCCGAGCTTCAACGCCTGGCGCGAATTGGCCGCCAACATCACGGTCACCCAGGGCATCCTCTCCGGCGAAACCGCCGCGTTCCCCATGCTCTTCCATTGGCGGGTCCTGCCCGGCCGCCCAGCAGTCGCACCCGAACACGCCGACATCGAAGCGGTCTTCGCCAACTCGAATGGCTCCCCCGCCGTTCGTTCCCGCCTGAAAGCGCTCGCCGCAGCAACCTCGAGCCTCACCCTTTTCAGCGAATACATCCCCCACCCGATGTCGAAGTGGTTGCACGACAACCCAATCGCGAAAGCCGCCACAACAGAACGCCACCTGGCCGAAATAGTGACCTTCCTCAACACCCGCGCCCTCCTGCACATGGACGCCCACTTCGACAATCTCCGAACCGACGGAAACCGCCTCTACCTCACCGACTTCGGCCTGGCCACCTCCCCCACCTTCGACCTCTCCCCCACCGAACGCGCCTTCACCATCTACCACGCCACCTACGACGCCGACTACCTAGCCATGCGCCTGGTCAACTGGCTGGTCACCGCCCTCTGCGGAATCCCCATACCCCCCACCGGCACCCCCACCGCCCGCAACGACTACGTACTCCGCTGCGCCACAGGCGATATCCCCACCGCCGCACCCCCGGACATCGTCCCCATCCTGCTCCGCCACGCCCCTACCGCCGCGAAGATGAACCCCTTTTGGGAGAGCGCATTCCTCGGCGACACCCGGGCTGTTTATCCCGGCTGA